In one Pempheris klunzingeri isolate RE-2024b chromosome 8, fPemKlu1.hap1, whole genome shotgun sequence genomic region, the following are encoded:
- the septin7b gene encoding septin 7b isoform X1, whose translation MVVGESGLGKSTLINSLFLTDLYSAEYPGPSHRIKKTVQVEQSKVLIKEGGVQLLLTIVDTPGFGDAVDNSNCWQPVIDHIDSKFEDYLNSESRVNRRQMPDSRIHCCLYFIAPSGHGLKPLDIEFMKRLHEKVNVIPLIAKADTLTPEECQQFKKQIMREIQEHKIKIYEFPETDDEEENRLVKKIKDKLPLAVVGSNTIIEVNGKRARGRQYPWGVAEVENSDHCDFTILRDMLIRTHMQDLKDVTNNVHYENYRSRKLAAVTYNGVDNNRAKGQLSTKQDTVEGMSPLAQMEEERREHVTKMKKMEMEMEQVFEMKVKEKVQKLKDSEAELQRRHEQMKKNLEAQHKELEEKRRVFEEERANWEAQQRLEQQKLEASRTLEKNKKKGKIF comes from the exons ATGGTCGTTG GTGAGTCTGGTCTGGGCAAATCCACGTTGATCAACTCTCTGTTCCTCACAGACTTGTATTCAGCAGAGTATCCTGGACCTTCACATCGGATCAAAAAGACTGTACAG GTGGAGCAGTCCAAAGTTTTAATAAAGGAGGGCGGtgtccagctgctgctcacaaTAGTTGACACCCCAGGGTTCGGAGATGCTGTCGACAACAGCAACTG CTGGCAGCCAGTCATCGACCACATAGACAGCAAGTTTGAAGACTACCTGAACTCAGAATCCCGGGTGAACAGACGACAGATGCCTGACAGCCGAATCCACTGCTGCCTGTACTTCATCGCCCCTTCGGGACACGG ACTGAAGCCCTTGGACATTGAGTTCATGAAACGGTTGCATGAGAAAGTCAATGTCATCCCGCTGATCGCCAAAGCAGACACCCTCACCCCAGAGGAATGCCAACAGTTCAAGAAACAG ATCATGCGGGAAATCCAAGAGCACAAAATCAAGATTTACGAGTTCCCTGAGACAGACGACGAAGAAGAGAACAGGCTGGTGAAGAAGATAAAG GACAAGCTGCCGCTGGCTGTAGTAGGAAGCAACACCATCATCGAAGTGAACGGCAAGAGGGCCAGAGGGAGACAATACCCCTGGGGGGTTGCAGAAG TTGAAAACAGTGACCACTGTGACTTCACCATCCTCAGGGATATGCTCATCAG AACTCACATGCAGGACCTGAAGGACGTGACAAACAACGTCCACTATGAAAACTACCGCAGCAGGAAGCTGGCTGCTGTCACATACAATGGAGTGGACAACAACAGGGCTAAAGGTCAACTGTCCACCAA aCAAGACACAGTTGAAGGAAT GAGCCCCCTGGcccagatggaggaggagcggCGAGAGCATGTGACTAAGATGAagaagatggagatggagatggagcagGTGTTTGAAATGAAAGTCAAGGAGAAAGTGCAGAAGCTCAAAGACTCTGAAGcagag CTTCAGCGGCGTCATGAGCAGATGAAGAAGAACCTGGAGGCTCAGCacaaggagctggaggagaagagacgTGTGTTcgaggaggagagagcaaaCTGGGAGGCCCAGCAGCgcctggagcagcagaaactgGAGGCCTCCAG gactctggagaaaaacaaaaagaaaggcAAGATCTTTTAA
- the septin7b gene encoding septin 7b isoform X2, whose product MVVGESGLGKSTLINSLFLTDLYSAEYPGPSHRIKKTVQVEQSKVLIKEGGVQLLLTIVDTPGFGDAVDNSNCWQPVIDHIDSKFEDYLNSESRVNRRQMPDSRIHCCLYFIAPSGHGLKPLDIEFMKRLHEKVNVIPLIAKADTLTPEECQQFKKQIMREIQEHKIKIYEFPETDDEEENRLVKKIKDKLPLAVVGSNTIIEVNGKRARGRQYPWGVAEVENSDHCDFTILRDMLIRTHMQDLKDVTNNVHYENYRSRKLAAVTYNGVDNNRAKGQLSTKSPLAQMEEERREHVTKMKKMEMEMEQVFEMKVKEKVQKLKDSEAELQRRHEQMKKNLEAQHKELEEKRRVFEEERANWEAQQRLEQQKLEASRTLEKNKKKGKIF is encoded by the exons ATGGTCGTTG GTGAGTCTGGTCTGGGCAAATCCACGTTGATCAACTCTCTGTTCCTCACAGACTTGTATTCAGCAGAGTATCCTGGACCTTCACATCGGATCAAAAAGACTGTACAG GTGGAGCAGTCCAAAGTTTTAATAAAGGAGGGCGGtgtccagctgctgctcacaaTAGTTGACACCCCAGGGTTCGGAGATGCTGTCGACAACAGCAACTG CTGGCAGCCAGTCATCGACCACATAGACAGCAAGTTTGAAGACTACCTGAACTCAGAATCCCGGGTGAACAGACGACAGATGCCTGACAGCCGAATCCACTGCTGCCTGTACTTCATCGCCCCTTCGGGACACGG ACTGAAGCCCTTGGACATTGAGTTCATGAAACGGTTGCATGAGAAAGTCAATGTCATCCCGCTGATCGCCAAAGCAGACACCCTCACCCCAGAGGAATGCCAACAGTTCAAGAAACAG ATCATGCGGGAAATCCAAGAGCACAAAATCAAGATTTACGAGTTCCCTGAGACAGACGACGAAGAAGAGAACAGGCTGGTGAAGAAGATAAAG GACAAGCTGCCGCTGGCTGTAGTAGGAAGCAACACCATCATCGAAGTGAACGGCAAGAGGGCCAGAGGGAGACAATACCCCTGGGGGGTTGCAGAAG TTGAAAACAGTGACCACTGTGACTTCACCATCCTCAGGGATATGCTCATCAG AACTCACATGCAGGACCTGAAGGACGTGACAAACAACGTCCACTATGAAAACTACCGCAGCAGGAAGCTGGCTGCTGTCACATACAATGGAGTGGACAACAACAGGGCTAAAGGTCAACTGTCCACCAA GAGCCCCCTGGcccagatggaggaggagcggCGAGAGCATGTGACTAAGATGAagaagatggagatggagatggagcagGTGTTTGAAATGAAAGTCAAGGAGAAAGTGCAGAAGCTCAAAGACTCTGAAGcagag CTTCAGCGGCGTCATGAGCAGATGAAGAAGAACCTGGAGGCTCAGCacaaggagctggaggagaagagacgTGTGTTcgaggaggagagagcaaaCTGGGAGGCCCAGCAGCgcctggagcagcagaaactgGAGGCCTCCAG gactctggagaaaaacaaaaagaaaggcAAGATCTTTTAA